In Blastocatellia bacterium, a genomic segment contains:
- a CDS encoding metal-binding protein produces the protein MPRAKTHDAITLALALPTFLLTHALTASRDLAWLVTLATLFSGFMFNPDLDVQSKPYARWGPLRFLWWPYQVLIRHRSRLSHGLLLGTFVRTVYLSIMLALLGAAGILFWHALQEQPGASESLRQAWISVKRWLLSVERRYWLALFFGLWWGAAAHTLADWLWSLWTQTKRLL, from the coding sequence ATGCCTCGAGCCAAGACTCATGACGCGATCACGCTGGCGCTCGCTCTGCCGACGTTCCTCCTCACGCATGCGCTCACAGCGAGCCGCGATCTGGCCTGGCTCGTGACGCTCGCCACCCTCTTCTCCGGATTCATGTTCAATCCCGACCTGGACGTGCAAAGCAAGCCGTATGCCCGATGGGGACCGCTCCGATTCCTCTGGTGGCCATATCAGGTGCTCATCCGCCATCGCTCGCGGCTGTCGCACGGACTGTTGCTCGGCACGTTCGTTCGCACGGTGTATCTCTCGATCATGCTCGCCCTGCTTGGTGCCGCGGGAATCCTGTTCTGGCACGCCCTGCAAGAGCAACCGGGAGCGAGCGAGAGTCTGCGTCAGGCCTGGATCTCGGTGAAGCGCTGGCTGCTCTCCGTAGAACGCCGATATTGGCTCGCCCTCTTTTTCGGCCTCTGGTGGGGAGCTGCTGCTCACACGCTCGCCGATTGGCTCTGGAGCCTCTGGACACAGACCAAACGCCTTCTGTGA
- a CDS encoding Na+:solute symporter: MVRFTTLDWIWVGLYLLLMVGCGVLFYRLGKRSEADFFLAGRGLPWWLPATSVYATHTATDTPMWVTGIVYQHGLRGLWYTFFSAWCAISAFVSARIFRRSLAYSQAEWQSLRFSGLGSELLRGWIAGWMVFMNMFILGWVGIAMGKLCELIFGWPEWVGLVLFSTICAIYVLAAGYWGVVIADFQQGIIAFIAILIVSFWGILEAGGAQGIVARLQAMGEEWRLNPFAFTGVFSGDFPIAWFVTMLVIAIIGGFGMGTAIDWYIEAQRIQSARTVRDASYSIWWGTMLVLTRNALWAVAILGFYVLYPNIPDRAEYELGWYRLGLELLPAGMLGFFFAAIVAIHLSTIASHLNLGAVYATRDLYHHYIRPQASERELVWVGRISTLLVLIGSFFYGLMMEEITKWLIFALWIMAAGVWLPNILQVVWWRFNAWGYLISWIANLGLSWLIVWVLPAFGVLPRLPDYMQFWILMGLGALIYVPVTYLTPPEDMRQLVRYYVMSRPIGWWGPVRAEAERLGLITPRNVTRHSFLKRTWSAEEADEWTREDWLAILISPLAYMALMLGVALVLLRMWSGVVILLAGIGLTAIMHWIIDPKLKAVSAEYEKKQKAYLEQLDKILRWEDVR, translated from the coding sequence ATGGTGCGCTTCACGACGCTCGACTGGATCTGGGTGGGGCTCTATCTGCTCCTGATGGTGGGCTGCGGCGTGCTCTTCTATCGCCTGGGCAAACGTTCGGAGGCGGATTTCTTCCTGGCTGGGCGAGGTCTGCCATGGTGGTTGCCGGCCACTTCAGTTTATGCCACGCATACAGCGACCGACACACCGATGTGGGTCACCGGCATCGTCTACCAGCACGGGTTGCGCGGTCTTTGGTACACGTTCTTCTCCGCGTGGTGCGCCATCAGCGCCTTCGTGAGCGCGCGCATCTTCCGTCGTTCGCTGGCCTATAGTCAGGCCGAGTGGCAGAGCTTGCGCTTCAGCGGATTGGGGAGCGAACTCCTGCGCGGATGGATCGCCGGGTGGATGGTCTTCATGAACATGTTCATCCTCGGCTGGGTCGGCATCGCGATGGGGAAGCTCTGCGAGCTGATCTTCGGTTGGCCGGAGTGGGTGGGCCTCGTGTTGTTTTCGACGATCTGCGCCATCTACGTCTTGGCCGCCGGATATTGGGGAGTCGTCATCGCCGATTTCCAACAAGGGATCATCGCCTTCATCGCGATCCTGATCGTCTCCTTTTGGGGAATCCTCGAGGCCGGAGGCGCGCAGGGGATCGTGGCGCGGCTGCAGGCAATGGGGGAAGAGTGGCGCCTCAATCCCTTCGCGTTCACAGGCGTGTTCTCCGGGGACTTCCCCATCGCTTGGTTCGTGACGATGCTGGTGATCGCCATCATCGGAGGGTTCGGGATGGGCACGGCCATTGATTGGTACATCGAGGCCCAGCGGATTCAATCGGCGCGCACCGTTCGCGATGCCTCGTACTCGATCTGGTGGGGGACGATGCTCGTGCTCACGCGCAACGCCTTGTGGGCCGTCGCCATCCTGGGCTTCTATGTCCTCTATCCCAACATCCCCGATCGCGCCGAATACGAGTTGGGGTGGTACCGATTAGGCTTGGAGCTTCTTCCCGCGGGGATGTTGGGCTTCTTCTTCGCGGCGATCGTCGCCATTCACCTTTCGACGATCGCCTCGCATTTGAACCTGGGCGCCGTGTACGCGACGCGCGACCTGTATCACCACTACATCCGGCCGCAGGCATCCGAGCGGGAATTGGTCTGGGTGGGGCGGATCTCGACGCTGCTGGTGCTCATCGGCTCGTTCTTCTACGGCCTGATGATGGAGGAGATCACGAAATGGCTCATCTTCGCCCTCTGGATCATGGCGGCCGGCGTGTGGCTGCCCAACATCTTGCAGGTCGTCTGGTGGCGCTTCAACGCCTGGGGATACCTGATCTCGTGGATCGCGAATTTGGGCCTGAGCTGGTTGATCGTTTGGGTCCTGCCGGCCTTCGGCGTGTTGCCGAGGTTGCCCGATTATATGCAATTCTGGATCCTCATGGGGCTGGGCGCGCTCATCTACGTGCCGGTGACGTATCTGACGCCGCCCGAGGATATGCGACAGCTCGTGCGCTATTACGTCATGTCGCGCCCCATCGGTTGGTGGGGGCCTGTGCGGGCAGAGGCCGAACGCTTGGGCTTGATCACTCCACGAAACGTGACGCGCCATTCCTTCCTCAAGCGCACCTGGTCGGCTGAAGAGGCTGATGAGTGGACCCGGGAGGATTGGCTGGCCATCCTCATCTCTCCCCTCGCCTACATGGCCTTGATGCTCGGCGTGGCCCTAGTGCTCCTGCGGATGTGGAGCGGCGTGGTCATCCTCCTCGCGGGCATCGGGCTGACGGCGATCATGCACTGGATCATTGATCCCAAGCTCAAGGCCGTCTCGGCGGAGTACGAGAAGAAGCAAAAGGCCTATTTGGAACAGCTCGATAAGATCCTGCGCTGGGAGGACGTGCGATGA
- a CDS encoding YebC/PmpR family DNA-binding transcriptional regulator, which translates to MSGHSKWHQIKHKKLAADAKRGKLFSKLIREISVAARLGGGDPETNPRLRKAIAEAKANNMPQETIQRAIDRGTGKIAGEQYEEVIYEGYGPGGVAVLVEALTSNRNRTVSELRHIFSRHGGNLGESGCVAWMFQKKGYIAVEKGALSEEAIFDLALEAGAEDVRVDDEGNYEILTAPEDFDLVLERVKQAGIQPLTAQITMIPQSYVRLEGKDAAMMLKLMDALEDHDDVQRVSANFDIPAEEMARAALS; encoded by the coding sequence ATGTCGGGACATTCGAAGTGGCACCAAATCAAACATAAGAAGCTCGCCGCAGACGCCAAGCGGGGGAAGCTCTTCAGCAAACTGATCCGCGAGATCAGTGTCGCGGCCCGATTGGGCGGCGGAGATCCGGAGACGAATCCGCGCTTGCGGAAGGCGATCGCCGAAGCCAAGGCTAATAACATGCCGCAGGAGACCATCCAGCGGGCCATTGATCGCGGCACGGGGAAGATCGCCGGCGAACAGTACGAGGAAGTGATCTACGAGGGCTACGGTCCGGGAGGAGTCGCCGTCTTGGTCGAAGCGCTCACGAGCAATCGGAATCGGACCGTCTCCGAGCTGCGGCATATCTTCTCCCGGCACGGGGGGAACCTCGGCGAGAGCGGGTGCGTTGCTTGGATGTTCCAGAAGAAGGGCTATATTGCCGTGGAGAAAGGCGCTCTCTCCGAGGAAGCGATCTTCGATCTCGCGCTAGAGGCGGGCGCCGAAGACGTGCGCGTGGATGACGAGGGGAACTATGAGATCCTCACGGCGCCGGAGGATTTCGATCTCGTCCTAGAGAGGGTCAAGCAAGCGGGGATTCAGCCGCTCACGGCCCAGATCACGATGATCCCGCAATCCTACGTGCGCCTGGAGGGGAAAGACGCCGCCATGATGCTGAAGCTCATGGACGCGCTCGAGGATCACGACGACGTGCAGCGCGTCTCGGCGAACTTCGATATCCCGGCCGAGGAGATGGCGCGCGCCGCGCTCTCTTGA
- a CDS encoding MTH1187 family thiamine-binding protein: protein MALVEVSVVPIGTGTPSLGDHIAAAVRVLEKAGVPYEISPMGTLFEGELRDIFSLARKMHEAAFRHGAQRVITTITIDDRRDKSVTMRSKVASVKRRLARK from the coding sequence ATGGCGCTTGTCGAAGTCAGCGTCGTTCCAATTGGAACCGGGACGCCCAGTCTTGGCGATCATATCGCGGCTGCCGTTCGCGTGTTGGAGAAAGCGGGGGTTCCGTATGAGATCTCCCCGATGGGGACGTTGTTTGAGGGGGAGCTCCGAGACATCTTCTCCCTCGCTCGCAAGATGCACGAGGCAGCCTTTCGTCACGGCGCGCAACGCGTCATCACGACGATCACGATTGACGATCGCCGGGATAAGAGCGTGACGATGCGCAGCAAAGTCGCGTCGGTCAAAAGACGACTCGCGCGAAAGTGA
- a CDS encoding Hsp20 family protein, translating into MAVIRVHPYSSPIREEADRIRARIAERAYELAARRGYAPGHELEDWLTAESQLVWKPELRLEEHPQEFVLKFRLPGVRATDVRVVTEAERVLLLGEARVEGTTEGVRVHGDEFRYGPIFREVWLPQPVDSTRAKARLSDGVLTVTLPKPKAERSLPRPKRSRRERTT; encoded by the coding sequence ATGGCTGTCATTCGCGTTCATCCGTATTCATCGCCTATCCGCGAGGAAGCCGATCGGATTCGGGCTCGCATCGCCGAACGGGCTTACGAATTAGCGGCGCGGCGCGGATATGCGCCGGGACATGAGTTGGAGGATTGGCTGACGGCCGAGAGCCAGCTCGTTTGGAAGCCGGAGCTTCGCCTGGAGGAACATCCGCAGGAATTCGTCCTGAAATTCCGCCTTCCCGGAGTGCGCGCCACAGACGTGCGCGTCGTCACCGAGGCCGAGCGCGTTCTCTTGCTCGGAGAAGCGCGCGTCGAGGGGACGACCGAAGGCGTACGCGTCCACGGCGATGAATTCCGCTATGGTCCCATCTTTCGCGAAGTGTGGCTCCCACAGCCCGTGGATTCCACGCGCGCGAAAGCCCGGTTGAGCGATGGCGTGCTCACGGTGACGCTCCCCAAGCCCAAAGCCGAGCGGTCCCTTCCTCGCCCAAAGCGCTCGCGCCGAGAGCGCACGACCTAG
- a CDS encoding Hsp20/alpha crystallin family protein produces MALVRWRPFRELEMFRREIDRLFDEIFEREFPAPRRAREITRVFVPAVDMYEKPDEIVLKAELPGMNRDDINIELTEDAITISGEIKREEEVKEADYYCAERTYGRFSRTIDLPVKVNMEKAEATYKDGLLEIRLPKAEEAKRKEIKLKVK; encoded by the coding sequence ATGGCGCTCGTTCGATGGAGACCCTTCCGCGAATTGGAGATGTTTCGACGGGAGATTGACCGTCTCTTCGACGAGATCTTCGAGCGAGAATTCCCGGCTCCGCGTCGGGCGCGAGAGATCACGCGCGTCTTCGTGCCCGCCGTGGACATGTATGAGAAGCCGGACGAGATCGTGCTCAAGGCCGAGCTGCCGGGGATGAACCGAGACGACATCAACATCGAGTTGACCGAGGACGCGATCACGATCTCGGGCGAGATCAAGCGGGAGGAGGAGGTGAAGGAGGCCGACTACTACTGTGCCGAGCGCACGTACGGCCGATTCTCGCGCACGATTGATCTGCCCGTGAAGGTGAACATGGAGAAGGCGGAAGCGACGTACAAGGATGGGCTCTTGGAGATTCGGTTGCCCAAGGCCGAGGAGGCCAAGCGCAAAGAGATCAAGCTGAAGGTGAAGTGA
- a CDS encoding DUF3365 domain-containing protein, with the protein MLMAKLLALITLVGLFAGMPAVSPRAYSEGPKESAAQEESTESALRQARRLADELLEKVRGLLMAELEKGGYEGAVRVCSEIAQEIPREIEARTGASIRRVSLKYRNPKDIPDEYERRKLEEFEQQHRARALADESFEVVREDGRRYLRYMRPILVGPMCITCHGPKEAIPSSVRALLAEKYPEDRAIGYRSGDLRGAVSVKIPLPEQ; encoded by the coding sequence ATGCTGATGGCGAAGCTTCTCGCTCTCATCACCCTGGTGGGGCTCTTCGCTGGGATGCCGGCGGTCTCTCCGCGCGCTTATTCCGAGGGACCGAAGGAAAGCGCGGCGCAAGAGGAATCCACGGAATCAGCACTTCGCCAAGCGCGCCGGCTGGCGGATGAGTTGCTGGAGAAGGTCCGTGGACTTCTCATGGCGGAGTTAGAGAAGGGCGGATATGAAGGCGCTGTGCGCGTCTGTTCGGAGATCGCGCAGGAGATCCCGCGCGAGATCGAGGCGCGAACAGGGGCTTCGATTCGACGGGTGAGTCTGAAGTACCGCAATCCCAAGGATATCCCCGACGAGTACGAGCGCCGCAAGCTCGAGGAGTTCGAGCAGCAACACCGCGCGCGAGCGCTCGCGGACGAATCGTTTGAGGTCGTGCGCGAGGATGGCCGACGGTATCTCCGCTACATGAGGCCGATCCTCGTCGGCCCGATGTGCATCACCTGTCACGGACCGAAGGAAGCCATCCCCTCTTCAGTGCGAGCGCTCCTCGCCGAGAAGTATCCCGAGGATCGGGCGATCGGGTATCGCTCCGGGGATCTGCGAGGGGCGGTGAGCGTCAAAATCCCTCTCCCAGAGCAGTGA
- a CDS encoding DUF1858 domain-containing protein — MITKDIAIEELVARHPESVRFLLQKGIRCLECGEPTWGTLEESAREKGYDEAAVERLVQELNEWLRAKA, encoded by the coding sequence ATGATCACGAAGGACATCGCGATCGAAGAGTTGGTCGCTCGGCATCCGGAGTCGGTTCGCTTCTTGCTGCAGAAGGGGATTCGATGTCTGGAATGTGGCGAACCGACATGGGGGACGCTGGAGGAGAGCGCGCGGGAGAAGGGGTACGATGAGGCGGCCGTTGAACGGCTCGTTCAAGAGCTGAACGAGTGGCTCCGGGCGAAGGCGTGA
- a CDS encoding adenosylcobalamin-dependent ribonucleoside-diphosphate reductase, giving the protein MVEVPLSPNARRVLESRYLRRDAERRLIETPEELFARVARAIAEAELLLGTAERARRWEGTFQELLTSRDFLPNSPTLMNAGTPLGQLSACFVLPVGDTMEEIFEAVKQMALVQRTGGGTGFSFSRLRPKGDVVASTGGEASGPVSFMKIFDSATEHIKQGGKRRGANMGVLRVDHPDILEFITAKRDERALQNFNISVAVTDAFMEAARRGEEYELINPRTGRTVGRLNARRVFEEIVRAAWETGDPGLLFLDAINRANPTPQLGAIEATNPCGEIPLLPYESCNLGSINLKHMLRQRDGRVEVDWEKLRETVRKAVRFLDDVIEVNRYPIPEIERMTRGNRKIGLGVMGFAEMLIRLGLSYDSDEAVELAERVMRVIAEEALATSAALAEERGVFPNWKGSVHEAHNRRLRNATLTAIAPTGTISIIADTSASIEPLFALAYRRTHVLGGQTLYEVNPLFLEYLDRHGLKADDVLDAVLTRGRLRDVAHVPEELKRLFVTALEIPPERHLQIQAAFQRAVDNSVSKTINMPQEATVEDVARAYWRAWELGLKGITIYRYGSKSAQVLELGLDEEAHHYDHASRCDPEECRV; this is encoded by the coding sequence ATGGTCGAGGTGCCGCTTTCGCCGAACGCCCGTCGCGTCCTAGAATCCCGCTATTTGCGGCGGGATGCCGAGCGTCGGCTCATAGAGACTCCTGAGGAACTCTTCGCGCGCGTGGCGCGGGCGATTGCCGAGGCGGAGCTTTTGTTGGGAACGGCCGAGCGAGCCCGACGGTGGGAGGGGACGTTTCAAGAGTTGCTCACCTCGCGCGATTTCCTCCCAAACAGCCCCACGCTGATGAACGCCGGCACGCCTCTTGGGCAATTGAGCGCCTGTTTCGTGCTTCCGGTCGGCGATACGATGGAAGAGATCTTCGAGGCCGTGAAGCAGATGGCGCTCGTGCAACGCACGGGTGGGGGCACAGGTTTCTCCTTCTCTCGATTGCGCCCGAAGGGAGATGTTGTGGCTTCGACTGGTGGAGAAGCTTCGGGTCCCGTCTCGTTCATGAAGATCTTCGACAGCGCGACCGAACACATCAAGCAAGGCGGAAAGCGGCGCGGGGCGAACATGGGCGTCCTGCGCGTAGACCACCCGGATATCTTGGAGTTCATCACGGCCAAGCGAGATGAGCGAGCGCTTCAGAATTTCAACATTTCCGTCGCCGTGACCGATGCCTTCATGGAAGCCGCTCGTCGCGGCGAGGAGTACGAACTCATCAATCCGCGGACGGGGCGCACCGTCGGCCGATTGAACGCTCGACGCGTCTTCGAGGAGATCGTGCGCGCAGCATGGGAGACGGGCGATCCCGGACTGCTCTTCCTCGACGCCATCAATCGCGCGAACCCGACGCCGCAGCTCGGCGCGATTGAGGCGACGAACCCGTGTGGTGAGATCCCCTTGCTCCCCTACGAATCGTGCAATCTGGGCTCGATCAACTTGAAGCACATGCTGCGCCAGCGAGATGGGCGAGTGGAGGTGGATTGGGAGAAGCTCCGCGAGACCGTCCGAAAGGCCGTGCGATTTCTCGACGACGTCATTGAAGTGAATCGGTATCCGATCCCGGAGATCGAGCGCATGACGCGGGGGAATCGGAAGATCGGCCTGGGCGTGATGGGCTTCGCCGAGATGTTGATCCGACTCGGCCTCTCCTACGATTCGGACGAAGCGGTGGAGTTGGCCGAACGAGTGATGCGGGTGATCGCCGAAGAGGCGCTCGCCACGTCGGCGGCATTGGCGGAGGAGCGCGGCGTCTTCCCGAACTGGAAGGGGAGCGTGCATGAGGCGCACAACCGACGGTTGCGCAATGCGACGCTCACGGCCATCGCTCCCACGGGGACGATCAGCATCATCGCCGACACGAGCGCGAGCATTGAGCCGCTTTTCGCCCTCGCCTATCGGCGCACGCATGTGCTCGGCGGGCAAACGCTCTACGAGGTGAACCCTCTCTTCCTCGAATACCTGGACCGCCACGGGCTCAAGGCGGACGATGTGCTGGATGCCGTCCTCACGCGGGGGCGATTGCGTGACGTCGCTCACGTCCCCGAAGAGTTGAAGCGGCTCTTTGTGACGGCCTTGGAGATCCCTCCGGAGCGCCACCTGCAGATTCAAGCGGCCTTCCAGCGCGCCGTGGACAATTCGGTCTCGAAGACGATCAACATGCCTCAGGAAGCGACAGTCGAGGATGTCGCGCGAGCCTACTGGCGCGCGTGGGAGCTGGGATTGAAGGGCATCACGATCTACCGCTACGGGAGCAAATCAGCGCAGGTACTGGAACTGGGACTGGACGAGGAAGCTCATCACTATGACCATGCCTCCCGATGCGATCCCGAAGAATGTCGCGTCTGA
- the tsaA gene encoding tRNA (N6-threonylcarbamoyladenosine(37)-N6)-methyltransferase TrmO, which yields MTMPPDAIPKNVASERPWIGAMVLTPIGVVRSPIADRQEMPTFGVPARVEIFPEFADGLRHLHKHTHVWILAWLHEADRTRLLVTPRGVSDPSEAGLHGVFAVRSPTRPNPIALTAARIERIEGTCLHLDRLDFVDGTPVVDVKPYFRSRDAIYAARNEQIGRPANRQALLESLLLQAEHFHGERCGGLAFGARIVEHFRSTFLDFAEAWGTHAIVPEDAGCLIDAVMTLVGATPGRGTLGFHGAPFVRFIRDDRVYNYVLLEPGRRWSSWTALPADVILALPEEELFRASSTLVRAK from the coding sequence ATGACCATGCCTCCCGATGCGATCCCGAAGAATGTCGCGTCTGAGCGCCCATGGATTGGCGCGATGGTCCTCACGCCGATCGGCGTCGTGCGCAGTCCGATTGCCGATCGGCAAGAGATGCCGACCTTCGGCGTTCCCGCGCGGGTCGAGATCTTCCCCGAATTCGCCGATGGGCTCCGACATTTGCATAAGCACACGCACGTGTGGATCCTGGCATGGCTGCATGAGGCCGATCGCACGCGGCTCCTGGTGACCCCGCGCGGTGTGAGCGATCCGAGCGAAGCGGGCTTGCATGGCGTCTTCGCCGTGCGTTCGCCCACGCGTCCGAATCCCATCGCGTTGACGGCAGCACGGATTGAGCGGATCGAAGGAACATGCCTGCACCTGGATCGCTTGGATTTCGTGGACGGTACGCCCGTCGTGGATGTGAAGCCCTATTTTCGCAGTCGCGATGCGATCTATGCGGCGCGCAACGAACAAATCGGGCGGCCAGCTAATCGCCAGGCGCTCCTGGAATCGCTGCTCCTTCAGGCAGAACATTTCCACGGCGAACGCTGTGGCGGATTGGCCTTCGGCGCGCGCATCGTCGAACACTTCCGCTCGACTTTCCTCGATTTCGCCGAAGCGTGGGGCACGCACGCCATCGTCCCCGAAGATGCCGGGTGTTTGATTGACGCAGTGATGACGCTTGTCGGAGCGACGCCCGGTCGAGGAACGCTCGGATTTCATGGCGCGCCTTTCGTTCGCTTCATTCGCGATGACCGCGTCTACAACTACGTGCTGCTGGAGCCGGGACGGCGATGGTCGAGCTGGACGGCGCTCCCGGCCGATGTTATCCTCGCGCTTCCGGAAGAAGAGCTATTCCGCGCCAGCTCGACGCTCGTGCGCGCGAAGTGA
- a CDS encoding sigma-70 family RNA polymerase sigma factor: MNELKAGKEEAFGLLLDVYGRRLYNFALRMCRHGEDARDVVQETLLALVRSLHTYRGEGSLQAWLFHVAANACRKMRRRGKFEPEQELSLEAFFPAEQEQNVEIPDPRPNPEDRLLRTELNAVLEDAIAELPTKYRSVLLLRDVEHLSTEETARVLGLTPQAVKTRLHRARLFLRERLAPYLVASPDSGTLESKEG, translated from the coding sequence GTGAATGAGCTGAAAGCCGGCAAGGAAGAAGCGTTCGGCCTTCTTCTGGACGTCTATGGGCGCCGACTCTACAACTTCGCCCTCCGAATGTGCCGACATGGCGAGGATGCGCGGGATGTGGTGCAGGAGACCTTGCTCGCCCTCGTGCGTTCTCTTCACACCTATCGGGGTGAAGGGTCGCTGCAAGCGTGGCTCTTTCACGTCGCCGCCAACGCTTGCCGGAAGATGCGCCGTCGAGGGAAGTTCGAGCCCGAGCAGGAATTATCCTTGGAGGCCTTCTTCCCTGCCGAGCAGGAGCAGAACGTGGAGATCCCCGATCCCCGCCCGAACCCCGAAGATCGGCTCCTGCGCACCGAATTGAACGCCGTGCTCGAAGACGCTATCGCCGAGCTGCCGACGAAGTATCGCAGTGTCCTCTTGCTGCGCGATGTGGAGCATCTCTCGACGGAGGAGACAGCGCGCGTGCTCGGACTCACGCCTCAAGCGGTCAAGACGCGACTTCATCGCGCTCGGCTCTTTTTGCGCGAGCGCTTGGCGCCGTATCTTGTGGCGTCCCCCGATTCGGGGACGCTCGAGTCGAAGGAGGGGTGA
- a CDS encoding zf-HC2 domain-containing protein, producing the protein MLTCRQLFERLSEFLDGELAEDVCAHIRAHLSQCAPCRTFLHTLEKTVRLCEQLPSPPLPDDIRRDVQERLRAEWRRRFARFE; encoded by the coding sequence ATGCTGACCTGCCGCCAACTCTTCGAGCGCCTCTCGGAGTTCCTCGACGGGGAGCTGGCCGAAGATGTGTGCGCGCACATCCGCGCGCATCTCAGTCAGTGCGCGCCCTGCCGGACCTTCCTCCACACGTTGGAGAAGACCGTGCGCCTCTGCGAGCAACTCCCCTCTCCTCCGCTTCCCGACGACATCCGCCGCGATGTGCAGGAGCGACTCCGCGCGGAGTGGCGCCGACGCTTCGCGCGCTTCGAATGA
- a CDS encoding cytochrome C has product MSGLRRMLGIALVVGMILVLGEAVRGPRGDARGLFPSSSEARPRQGAACVECHKKVTPNIVSDWQLSKHSRNGIDCAVCHGEEHKSAEDVEKVRIPTPETCAPCHETQVEQFKRGKHALGWAAMKAMPTTHWLPMALTEGMKGCGGCHKIGLKTEAEIRELKKQGAGFGVASCDACHTRHLFSAEEARQPQACQTCHMGFDHPQWEMYSSSKHGVRYLLKQNKTLPETVAAPTCQTCHMPEGNHAVRTAWGFLAVRLPLPEDKQWAADQTTILQALGVLDPEGKPTARFDLVKQADVARLTQEDWQKERERMLRVCNQCHSLHFARAELEKGDQMIREADRLLAEAIRIVAGLYKDGILKKPAHYAYPFPDLLAFHDAPTPIEQKLFLMHLEYRMRTFQGTFHANPDYALWYGWSEMKRALTEIRAMAEELRRAHRPPTRRR; this is encoded by the coding sequence ATGTCTGGACTCCGACGGATGCTTGGAATTGCCCTTGTGGTCGGGATGATCCTCGTCCTGGGCGAAGCGGTGCGTGGGCCTCGCGGAGATGCACGAGGGCTCTTCCCTTCTTCCTCTGAAGCGCGTCCTCGACAAGGGGCGGCCTGCGTTGAATGCCATAAGAAGGTCACCCCCAACATCGTCTCGGATTGGCAGTTGAGCAAGCACAGTCGGAATGGGATCGACTGTGCCGTCTGCCACGGCGAGGAGCACAAATCAGCCGAAGATGTGGAGAAGGTGCGCATCCCGACTCCGGAGACGTGTGCGCCCTGTCATGAGACGCAGGTCGAACAATTCAAGCGGGGCAAGCATGCCCTCGGGTGGGCGGCGATGAAGGCGATGCCGACGACGCATTGGCTCCCCATGGCGCTGACCGAAGGGATGAAAGGCTGCGGGGGATGTCACAAGATCGGCTTGAAGACAGAGGCGGAAATTCGGGAGCTGAAAAAGCAAGGCGCGGGATTCGGCGTGGCCTCGTGCGATGCGTGTCACACGCGGCACCTCTTCTCAGCGGAGGAAGCGCGCCAACCGCAAGCCTGTCAAACATGCCACATGGGCTTCGACCATCCGCAGTGGGAGATGTACTCGTCCTCCAAGCACGGGGTTCGATATCTCCTGAAGCAGAACAAGACGCTGCCGGAGACAGTTGCTGCCCCAACGTGCCAGACCTGCCACATGCCCGAAGGGAATCACGCCGTGCGCACGGCCTGGGGATTCTTGGCTGTGCGATTGCCGCTACCGGAAGATAAGCAGTGGGCGGCCGATCAGACGACGATCTTACAAGCGCTCGGCGTGCTCGATCCTGAGGGCAAGCCGACGGCTCGCTTCGATCTCGTGAAGCAAGCCGACGTCGCACGTCTCACCCAAGAGGATTGGCAGAAGGAGCGCGAACGCATGCTCCGCGTCTGCAATCAGTGCCATTCGCTCCATTTCGCGCGCGCCGAATTGGAAAAGGGCGATCAGATGATTCGGGAAGCCGACCGCTTGCTGGCCGAAGCCATTCGCATCGTCGCCGGCCTCTACAAGGATGGCATCCTGAAGAAACCGGCCCACTATGCGTATCCCTTCCCCGACCTCCTCGCTTTTCACGATGCGCCGACGCCGATCGAACAGAAGCTCTTCCTCATGCATTTGGAATATCGCATGCGGACGTTCCAAGGGACGTTTCACGCAAATCCCGATTACGCGCTCTGGTATGGCTGGAGCGAGATGAAGCGCGCGCTCACGGAGATTCGCGCGATGGCGGAGGAGTTGCGGCGCGCACATCGACCGCCGACGAGGAGGCGATAA